One genomic window of Leucoraja erinacea ecotype New England unplaced genomic scaffold, Leri_hhj_1 Leri_143S, whole genome shotgun sequence includes the following:
- the LOC129715829 gene encoding uncharacterized protein LOC129715829 — protein MVPIRWKVLPIGEAQTLLSRQIKTEEGLEVEVKVEEEWEEAQAQAQEIEAKVKEEQAEVEAQAQAQAQVQAQIQEIEVKEEEARVKEEEDLEIMVIGVKEEEEDHEEVYRVRSIAPPRTKMPRKKNYRIVNPNAPPGIARTHLEMNFPVMPESKSDLKNGHILYMYTSFGKSLAETQKWLTSHYSLPDAEGYSIGAVMLKVKSLITRTLLKFKKLSSPKELGAFTEICNETFKFPEGSQRISLHDIPPPVAQDPESLTPAEIQVPIFPDTRCTRELLSLTPREQKMKKRLNFLSTSIVALTLKYRTKISELRAQLKTPKRVVNQALKRKQNQIDTKDRKIQELKAKLRGNTLARELAETKAEFLKLQKAHSQLLKFRGSEKKGETVSIHQYRKVQEKLKDREDEVRRLKLDNLVLKEAIETLEAACIAKSNEDQKTYSSTTRMHAFDGAS, from the exons ATGGTTCCAATAAGATGGAAGGTGCTGCCCATTGGCGAGGCCCAAACCCTACTCAGCCGCCAGATTAAAACTGAGGAGGGCCTGGAGGTTGAGGTCAAGGTGGAGGAGGAGTGGGAGGAGgctcaggcccaggcccaggagaTTGAGGCCAAAGTGAAGGAGGAGCAGGCCGAGGtggaggcccaggcccaggcccaagcCCAGGTCCAGGCCCAGATCCAGGAGATTgaggtgaaggaggaggaggcCCGGGTCAAAGAGGAGGAGGACCTGGAGATTATGGTGATTGGGgtcaaggaggaggaggaggaccatGAGGAGGTGTATCGTGTCCGCAGCATCGCCCCACCCCGGActaag ATGCCTCGGAAGAAGAATTACagaattgtcaatccaaatgccccgcCTGGCATAGCTAGAACTCACCTTGAAATGAATTTCCCTGTCATGCCCGAGTCTAAGAGTgatcttaaaaatggacacatcttGTACATGTATACCTCATTTGGTAAAAGTCTGGCTGAAACTCAGAAATGGTTGACCTCACATTACTCTTTGCCGGATGCCGAAGGGTATTCAATTGGTGCTGTTATGTTAAAGGTGAAGAGTCTCATTACCCGGACTTTGCTTAAGTTTAAAAAACTTAGCAGTCCCAAGGAACTTGGAGCATTTACGGAAATTTGTAATGAAACGTTTAAATTTCCAGAAGGCAGTCAACGCATTTCTTTACATGACATTCCACCGCCTGTTGCTCAAGATCCTGAATCCTTGACCCCTGCCGAAATCCAAGTGCCCATATTTCCAGACACAAGATGTACCAGAGAACTTCTAAGTCTTACACCAAGGGaacagaaaatgaaaaaaagactAAACTTTCTGTCTACATCCATCGTCGCTCTTACACTAAAGTATCGCACAAAGATCAGTGAACTTAGGGCACAGTTGAAAACTCCAAAACGTGTCGTTAATCAAGCCTTAAAGAGAAAGCAAAACCAAATAGATACGAAGGACAGAAAGATTCAGGAACTCAAAGCCAAATTACGTGGGAATACTTTGGCACGAGAGCTTGCTGAAACCAAGGCAGAGTTTTTGAAACTTCAGAAAGCACACAGTCAATTGCTCAAGTTTCGTGGCAGTGAGaaaaagggggaaactgtttcaatTCACCAGTACAGAAAAGTTCAGGAAAAACTAAAGGACAGGGAAGATGAGGTGAGACGCCTCAAATTGGACAATCTTGTCCTCAAAGAAGCAATAGAAACTCTGGAGGCTGCCTGTATTGCCAAGTCAAATGAGGACCAGAAGACTTACTCCTCCACAACAAGGATGCATGCGTTTGACGGTGCATCGTAA